A window of Suncus etruscus isolate mSunEtr1 chromosome 4, mSunEtr1.pri.cur, whole genome shotgun sequence contains these coding sequences:
- the LOC126007266 gene encoding LOW QUALITY PROTEIN: adiponectin receptor protein 1-like (The sequence of the model RefSeq protein was modified relative to this genomic sequence to represent the inferred CDS: deleted 4 bases in 3 codons) has translation MSSHRGSVAEKCNGASAEHREIDTMKLDEPLLEEKGKQARSTLNTDWEEHWRVVSYDLLPDWLKDNDYLLHGHRPPLPSFRTCFKSIFRIHTETGNIWTHLFGFVLFLFLGILTMLRPNIDFVAPLQEKMVLGVFFLGAVLCLSFSXLFHTVLCYSEKVAHTFSKLDYSGIVLLTMGSFITWLYYSFYCSSKLWLTYTYITGALGIVAITVSQWDRFASPKHRSTRAAVFLALGLSGLVPTMHFTFIEGLVRAFTVGQMGWFLLMACCMYLSLPYAARIPERFFPGKFDIWFQSHQIFHVLGIAAALAHFHGISNLQAFRYGSAHTARRTKPPNSTQPGY, from the exons ATGTCTTCTCACAGAGGATCTGTGGCAGAAAAATGCAATGGGGCTTCTGCTGAACACAGGGAAATCGACACCATGAAACTGGATGAACCCTtgctggaagagaaaggcaagCAGGCAAGAAGCACCCTCAACACAGACTGGGAGGAACACTGGAGAGTTGTCTCTTATGATCTACTCCCTGACTGGCTAAAAGACAATGACTATCTACTCCATGGTCATAGGCCCCCATTGCCTTCTTTTCGAACTTGCTTTAAAAGCATCTTCCGCATCCACACAGAAACTGGCAACATCTGGACCCATCTGTTTGGCTTTGTGCTGTTTCTCTTTTTGGGAATCTTGACCATGCTCAGACCAAATATAGACTTTGTGGCCCCTTTACAGGAGAAGATGGTTCTGGGGGTATTCTTTTTGGGTGCTGTGCTTTGCCTCAGCTTCTCCTN CCTCTTTCACACTGTCCTCTGTTATTCAGAGAAAGTGGCTCACACATTTTCCAAACTGGATTATTCAGGAATTGTCCTGCTGACTATGGGAAGCTTCATCACCTGGCTCTATTATTCCTTCTACTGTTCCTCAAAGCTATGGCTCACTTATACTTATATAACCGGTGCCCTGGGTATTGTTGCCATCACTGTGTCACAGTGGGACCGGTTTGCCTCTCCTAAGCACAGGTCAACAAGAGCGGCAGTCTTCCTGGCTCTTGGTTTGAGTGGCCTGGTGCCCACAATGCACTTTACTTTTATTGAGGGTTTAGTCAGGGCCTTTACAGTGGGTCAGATGGGCTGGTTCTTGCTCATGGCCTGT TGTATGTATCTGAGCTTGCCTTATGCTGCTCGAATTCCTGAGCGTTTTTTCCCTGGAAAATTTGACATATGGTTCCAATCTCATCAGATT TTTCATGTCCTGGGGATAGCAGCAGCTTTGGCCCAT TTTCATGGGATCTCCAACCTTCAGGCGTTCC GGTATGGATCTGCTCACACAGCAAGGAGAACAAAACCACCAAATTCTACACAGCCTGGCTACTGA